A window from Triticum aestivum cultivar Chinese Spring chromosome 6D, IWGSC CS RefSeq v2.1, whole genome shotgun sequence encodes these proteins:
- the LOC123145484 gene encoding F-box/kelch-repeat protein At1g74510, which yields MLEGQSCLISRSLPSSCEQESRLAYMTYHLLEITRTKRPSGVLAIEHDGIAVAAVLAKRPKSEDSHDAVPVDCQGGNQGYSDSSTLISSIGRDNSINCLARCSRSDYGSIASLSRNFRSLVRDGGLYRERRRLGIAEHWVYFSCNVQEWEAYDPYRERWMTLPRMPPNECFMCSDKESLAVGTELLVFGKEILSHIVLSYSILTNSWSRGVEMNAPRCLFGSASFGEKAIIAGGMDSFGSVLSSAELYNSETKSWVTLPSMNKRRRMCSGVFMDGKFYVIGGMASNTEVLTCGEEYDLEKGTWRLIENMSEGLNGASGAPPLVAVVDNELYAAQYAGKLVRKYNKSDNTWTTLGELPERPEAVNGWGIAFRGCGERLLVIGGPRVLGGGMIELHSWIPREGPLQWNMIGSKPSGNFVYNCAVMGC from the coding sequence ATGTTGGAGGGTCAATCTTGCCTGATCTCGAGGTCACTGCCCAGCTCCTGCGAACAGGAATCCAGATTAGCTTATATGACTTACCACCTCCTTGAGATCACAAGGACTAAGCGCCCATCTGGGGTCCTGGCTATTGAACATGATGGAATTGCTGTGGCGGCAGTGCTGGCAAAGCGGCCTAAGTCTGAGGATAGCCATGATGCTGTGCCGGTAGACTGTCAGGGTGGTAATCAGGGCTATTCTGATTCAAGCACACTGATAAGTTCTATTGGCAGAGATAATTCAATCAATTGTCTAGCCCGTTGCTCTCGGTCTGATTATGGCTCCATTGCATCACTGAGCCGGAACTTCCGTTCCCTTGTCCGTGATGGTGGTCTGTACAGAGAACGGCGGAGGTTAGGGATTGCAGAACACTGGGTGTATTTCTCCTGCAATGTGCAGGAGTGGGAGGCATATGACCCATACCGTGAACGGTGGATGACGCTCCCAAGGATGCCACCTAATGAGTGTTTCATGTGCTCAGACAAGGAGTCACTAGCTGTGGGCACTGAACTTCTGGTGTTTGGCAAGGAGATTCTATCACATATTGTTCTTAGCTATAGCATTCTGACCAACTCATGGTCAAGAGGCGTTGAAATGAATGCCCCTAGATGTTTGTTTGGTTCGGCTAGTTTTGGAGAGAAGGCAATTATAGCTGGTGGCATGGATTCTTTTGGGAGTGTGCTTAGTTCTGCTGAGCTGTACAACTCTGAAACTAAAAGTTGGGTTACACTTCCGAGCATGAACAAGCGTAGGAGAATGTGTTCTGGAGTCTTCATGGATGGCAAGTTTTATGTTATTGGTGGAATGGCCAGTAACACGGAGGTGCTGACATGCGGAGAAGAGTATGATTTAGAGAAGGGTACCTGGAGGTTGATAGAGAACATGTCAGAGGGTCTCAATGGTGCCAGTGGTGCTCCTCCCCTTGTTGCTGTAGTTGACAATGAGCTATATGCGGCTCAATATGCAGGAAAACTAGTAAGGAAGTATAATAAAAGTGATAACACATGGACAACTCTTGGGGAGTTACCAGAGCGCCCAGAAGCTGTGAATGGCTGGGGCATTGCATTCCGAGGATGCGGAGAGCGGCTCCTGGTGATTGGTGGACCAAGAGTGCTGGGCGGCGGGATGATTGAACTCCATTCGTGGATCCCAAGGGAGGGCCCCTTGCAATGGAACATGATCGGAAGCAAACCTTCTGGCAACTTTGTTTATAACTGTGCTGTCATGGGGTGCTGA